Proteins encoded within one genomic window of Gadus macrocephalus chromosome 18, ASM3116895v1:
- the armc7 gene encoding armadillo repeat-containing protein 7 isoform X3, with protein sequence MSRKRSSDRSDRFDYLQTLVTEFQDTDNDEAKEQVLANLANFSYDPKNMEDLRMLQVTDLFLDMLTEDNENFVEFGMAALYVPGAPRWTMQPQHGPGLPGPHPGERRDPAGHRLPLRPQRGDRPLRHHHPHEPDHGGVAAPGHRAGRGAVHAALLPVREPPPAEPGLRVPAGLLHGAAGGPGAADHAGRPAHSAGDPAARGLGPLRRAAVSLGVPCPWGAVSLGCRHPGVL encoded by the exons ATGTCCAGGAAACGCTCCTCTGACCGGTCTGATAGGTTTGACTATTTGCAAACGCTGGTAACTGAATTTCAAGACACTGATAATGATG AGGCAAAGGAGCAAGTCTTGGCAAACCTGGCCAACTTTTCATACGACCCGAAAAACATGGAAGATTTGAGGATGCTGCAAGTGACTGATCTATTTTTGGACATGCTCACCGAAGATAACGAGAACTTTGTGGAGTTTGGAATGG CTGCTCTGTATGTTCCCGGCGCTCCAAGGTGGACTATGCAACCTCAGCATGGACCGGGATTGCCGGGACCTCATCCTGGAGAGCGGAGGGATCCCGCTGGTCACCGCCTGCCTCTCCGGCCGCAGAGAGGAGATCGTCCTCTCCGCCATCACCACCCTCATGAACCTGACCACGGCGGCGTCGCGGCCCCAGGTCACAGGGCCGGCCGTGGTGCAGTGCATGCTGCGCTTCTCCCTGTCAGAGAGCCCCCGCCTGCGGAACCTGGCCTGCGTGTTCCTGCAGGATTGCTGCACGGAGCCGCAGGTGGCCCGGGCGCAGCAGACCATGCCGGACGGCCCGCACACAGTGCTGGGGATCCCGCTGCCCGCGGACTCGGGCCCCTGAGACGCGCTGCTGTGTCCCTTGGGGTGCCGTGTCCCTGGGGTGCCGTCTCCCTTGGGTGCCGTCACCCTGGGGTGCTGTAG
- the armc7 gene encoding armadillo repeat-containing protein 7 isoform X2, with protein sequence MSRKRSSDRSDRFDYLQTLVTEFQDTDNDEAKEQVLANLANFSYDPKNMEDLRMLQVTDLFLDMLTEDNENFVEFGMAALYVPGAPRWTMQPQHGPGLPGPHPGERRDPAGHRLPLRPQRGDRPLRHHHPHEPDHGGVAAPGHRAGRGAVHAALLPVREPPPAEPGLRVPAGLLHGAAGGPGAADHAGRPAHSAGDPAARGLGPLRRAAVSLGVPCPWGAVSLGCPHPGVLSPCSRADFFLFMGE encoded by the exons ATGTCCAGGAAACGCTCCTCTGACCGGTCTGATAGGTTTGACTATTTGCAAACGCTGGTAACTGAATTTCAAGACACTGATAATGATG AGGCAAAGGAGCAAGTCTTGGCAAACCTGGCCAACTTTTCATACGACCCGAAAAACATGGAAGATTTGAGGATGCTGCAAGTGACTGATCTATTTTTGGACATGCTCACCGAAGATAACGAGAACTTTGTGGAGTTTGGAATGG CTGCTCTGTATGTTCCCGGCGCTCCAAGGTGGACTATGCAACCTCAGCATGGACCGGGATTGCCGGGACCTCATCCTGGAGAGCGGAGGGATCCCGCTGGTCACCGCCTGCCTCTCCGGCCGCAGAGAGGAGATCGTCCTCTCCGCCATCACCACCCTCATGAACCTGACCACGGCGGCGTCGCGGCCCCAGGTCACAGGGCCGGCCGTGGTGCAGTGCATGCTGCGCTTCTCCCTGTCAGAGAGCCCCCGCCTGCGGAACCTGGCCTGCGTGTTCCTGCAGGATTGCTGCACGGAGCCGCAGGTGGCCCGGGCGCAGCAGACCATGCCGGACGGCCCGCACACAGTGCTGGGGATCCCGCTGCCCGCGGACTCGGGCCCCTGAGACGCGCTGCTGTGTCCCTTGGGGTGCCGTGTCCCTGGGGTGCCGTCTCCCTTGG GTGCCCTCACCCTGGGGTGCTGTCTCCCTGCAGCCGGGCGGATTTCTTCCTTTTTATGGGAGAGTGA
- the armc7 gene encoding armadillo repeat-containing protein 7 isoform X1, translating to MSRKRSSDRSDRFDYLQTLVTEFQDTDNDEAKEQVLANLANFSYDPKNMEDLRMLQVTDLFLDMLTEDNENFVEFGMAALYVPGAPRWTMQPQHGPGLPGPHPGERRDPAGHRLPLRPQRGDRPLRHHHPHEPDHGGVAAPGHRAGRGAVHAALLPVREPPPAEPGLRVPAGLLHGAAGGPGAADHAGRPAHSAGDPAARGLGPLRRAAVSLGVPCPWGALTLGCCLPAAGRISSFLWESESSLCERNLVWVLLLIKTVHFFLVI from the exons ATGTCCAGGAAACGCTCCTCTGACCGGTCTGATAGGTTTGACTATTTGCAAACGCTGGTAACTGAATTTCAAGACACTGATAATGATG AGGCAAAGGAGCAAGTCTTGGCAAACCTGGCCAACTTTTCATACGACCCGAAAAACATGGAAGATTTGAGGATGCTGCAAGTGACTGATCTATTTTTGGACATGCTCACCGAAGATAACGAGAACTTTGTGGAGTTTGGAATGG CTGCTCTGTATGTTCCCGGCGCTCCAAGGTGGACTATGCAACCTCAGCATGGACCGGGATTGCCGGGACCTCATCCTGGAGAGCGGAGGGATCCCGCTGGTCACCGCCTGCCTCTCCGGCCGCAGAGAGGAGATCGTCCTCTCCGCCATCACCACCCTCATGAACCTGACCACGGCGGCGTCGCGGCCCCAGGTCACAGGGCCGGCCGTGGTGCAGTGCATGCTGCGCTTCTCCCTGTCAGAGAGCCCCCGCCTGCGGAACCTGGCCTGCGTGTTCCTGCAGGATTGCTGCACGGAGCCGCAGGTGGCCCGGGCGCAGCAGACCATGCCGGACGGCCCGCACACAGTGCTGGGGATCCCGCTGCCCGCGGACTCGGGCCCCTGAGACGCGCTGCTGTGTCCCTTGGGGTGCCGTGTCCCTGGG GTGCCCTCACCCTGGGGTGCTGTCTCCCTGCAGCCGGGCGGATTTCTTCCTTTTTATGGGAGAGTGAATCATCTCTCTGCGAGAGGAACCTTGTTTGGGTTTTGTTGCTTATTAAAACTGTGCATTTTTTCTTGGTTATTTGa
- the armc7 gene encoding armadillo repeat-containing protein 7 isoform X4: MSRKRSSDRSDRFDYLQTLVTEFQDTDNDEAKEQVLANLANFSYDPKNMEDLRMLQVTDLFLDMLTEDNENFVEFGMGGLCNLSMDRDCRDLILESGGIPLVTACLSGRREEIVLSAITTLMNLTTAASRPQVTGPAVVQCMLRFSLSESPRLRNLACVFLQDCCTEPQVARAQQTMPDGPHTVLGIPLPADSGP; this comes from the exons ATGTCCAGGAAACGCTCCTCTGACCGGTCTGATAGGTTTGACTATTTGCAAACGCTGGTAACTGAATTTCAAGACACTGATAATGATG AGGCAAAGGAGCAAGTCTTGGCAAACCTGGCCAACTTTTCATACGACCCGAAAAACATGGAAGATTTGAGGATGCTGCAAGTGACTGATCTATTTTTGGACATGCTCACCGAAGATAACGAGAACTTTGTGGAGTTTGGAATGG GTGGACTATGCAACCTCAGCATGGACCGGGATTGCCGGGACCTCATCCTGGAGAGCGGAGGGATCCCGCTGGTCACCGCCTGCCTCTCCGGCCGCAGAGAGGAGATCGTCCTCTCCGCCATCACCACCCTCATGAACCTGACCACGGCGGCGTCGCGGCCCCAGGTCACAGGGCCGGCCGTGGTGCAGTGCATGCTGCGCTTCTCCCTGTCAGAGAGCCCCCGCCTGCGGAACCTGGCCTGCGTGTTCCTGCAGGATTGCTGCACGGAGCCGCAGGTGGCCCGGGCGCAGCAGACCATGCCGGACGGCCCGCACACAGTGCTGGGGATCCCGCTGCCCGCGGACTCGGGCCCCTGA